The Corynebacterium simulans genome contains a region encoding:
- a CDS encoding LuxR C-terminal-related transcriptional regulator — protein sequence MIRVLLADDHEIVRLGLRSVLEGAEDIEVVGEVATAEAAVSAAQAGGIDVILMDLRFGAGVEGTRVMGGAEATAAIRSSMAHPPKVLVVTNYDTDADILGAIEAGAVGYLLKDAPPNELLAAVHSAADGDSALSPIVADRLMTRVRTPRTSLTPRELEVLKLVAAGASNREIGQDLMLSEATVKSHLVHIYDKLGVRSRTSAVAAAREQGVL from the coding sequence GTGATTAGGGTCTTGTTGGCCGATGACCACGAGATCGTTCGCCTCGGGCTGCGATCCGTACTCGAAGGCGCTGAAGACATCGAGGTTGTAGGCGAGGTGGCAACTGCGGAGGCCGCGGTGTCCGCGGCACAGGCCGGCGGAATCGATGTCATCTTGATGGACTTGCGCTTCGGTGCCGGCGTGGAAGGCACGCGCGTGATGGGCGGTGCTGAGGCAACCGCAGCTATTCGCTCCTCCATGGCGCATCCGCCGAAGGTTCTCGTAGTGACTAACTATGACACCGACGCCGATATTCTCGGCGCCATTGAGGCTGGCGCAGTGGGCTACCTGCTCAAGGACGCTCCGCCGAACGAGCTGCTCGCTGCCGTGCATTCCGCCGCAGATGGTGACTCGGCGCTTTCGCCGATCGTGGCAGATCGTTTGATGACCCGCGTGCGCACTCCGCGCACCTCGTTGACCCCGCGAGAGCTAGAGGTACTCAAGCTGGTGGCTGCCGGCGCTTCCAACCGTGAGATCGGCCAAGACCTCATGCTGTCTGAGGCAACCGTGAAGTCCCACCTGGTGCACATCTACGACAAGCTGGGCGTGCGCTCGCGTACCTCCGCTGTGGCGGCTGCTCGCGAGCAGGGCGTGTTGTAG
- a CDS encoding Lsr2 family DNA-binding protein: MRAWARKRGIPVAHRGKIPHEIVDAYNAAGAQ; encoded by the coding sequence GTGCGCGCATGGGCACGCAAGCGGGGCATCCCGGTTGCTCACCGCGGCAAGATTCCGCACGAGATTGTGGACGCCTACAACGCAGCAGGCGCCCAGTAA
- a CDS encoding DUF6474 family protein codes for MSIVKKIRKARREARAEVKAAKTRVKAEVKEASKAQQRQQKLLAKQEKALIKSEEKGLKKRRKHEKKMAQLELDKLKHGRLNKDNVKRYAGALRTAAPLLLPLVYRGIVAAQGQLEANRAKKAGLTTDQMAAFSGHGASLKARTAGIRNTLKDSDLPAGFKRDVKERLNEVDSSIDNAEYMTDQQRRRVHKTINAEIDNITAEIQQRLSA; via the coding sequence ATGAGCATCGTGAAGAAGATTAGGAAGGCTCGCCGCGAAGCACGCGCCGAGGTCAAGGCCGCCAAGACCCGCGTCAAGGCAGAGGTTAAGGAAGCATCCAAGGCCCAGCAGCGCCAGCAGAAGCTCCTGGCCAAGCAGGAAAAGGCGCTCATCAAGTCCGAGGAGAAGGGCCTTAAGAAGCGCCGCAAGCACGAAAAGAAGATGGCACAGCTCGAGCTCGATAAGCTCAAGCACGGCCGCCTTAACAAGGACAATGTCAAGCGTTACGCCGGTGCTCTGCGCACCGCTGCCCCACTGCTGCTGCCGCTCGTTTACCGTGGCATCGTTGCGGCACAGGGCCAGCTTGAGGCCAACCGCGCTAAGAAAGCCGGCCTGACTACCGATCAGATGGCGGCATTCTCCGGCCACGGTGCTTCCTTAAAGGCTCGCACCGCAGGCATCCGCAACACCCTCAAGGATTCTGACCTCCCGGCCGGCTTCAAGCGTGACGTGAAGGAGCGCCTCAACGAGGTTGACTCTTCCATCGATAACGCCGAGTATATGACCGACCAGCAGCGCCGCCGCGTGCACAAGACCATCAACGCGGAGATTGACAACATCACCGCTGAAATCCAGCAGCGTCTGTCCGCATAA
- a CDS encoding TM0106 family RecB-like putative nuclease, whose product MKDVLGAADLVGCRYRLVQRRAHPEIQPTEASKARAERHVAAVEAAMANLPVKAPGRFRRIDLEGDEWERSMATLEALAYGYTHITGAIFATGEWKVEIDLLLREGEAYTPIIVSNHRVARRNENARTLAVPTHRVGLSEPLEVPYKLRHHSVDGYRLAFAARALEDLDLNSGRGGAIGQDRSRVFFTDTARFDVASALAQPLPTGPRRVKECATCRFWKLCEPELRARDDISLFLPGDRAKPYREKGIETVQALIDAQLGEPSQLAKAWRVGEPLLRRDKATQSAQPGLTVPRADVEVDVDMEAYLDQGAYLWGAWYEGEYHAFVTWEPLGGRAEAANFAEFWEWLMGLRAQAHAAGKTFAAYCYSAHGENHWMRMSAKRFGAPQLEEVEEFIASPEWVDMFVQVKRNFVGPYGLGLKTVAPVAGFQWPEDFDGEESVNARREALAGDMEVRQQILDYNSGDVQATRAVRDFMSAGAPGVPALISF is encoded by the coding sequence GTGAAGGATGTGCTTGGTGCTGCGGACCTCGTGGGGTGCCGCTATAGGCTGGTGCAGCGGCGTGCCCATCCGGAGATCCAACCAACTGAGGCCTCCAAGGCCCGGGCCGAAAGGCACGTGGCCGCCGTAGAAGCCGCGATGGCGAACCTGCCGGTCAAGGCTCCCGGCCGCTTCCGGCGCATCGACTTGGAAGGTGATGAGTGGGAGCGTTCTATGGCCACGCTAGAAGCGTTGGCTTATGGATACACGCATATTACGGGAGCCATTTTCGCCACCGGCGAATGGAAGGTAGAAATAGACCTTCTGCTGCGTGAGGGGGAGGCCTATACGCCGATCATCGTCTCGAATCACCGCGTAGCGCGCCGTAACGAAAATGCGCGCACTCTGGCGGTGCCCACCCACAGGGTAGGCCTTAGTGAACCACTAGAGGTGCCTTATAAGCTGCGGCATCATTCCGTCGACGGCTATCGTCTGGCATTTGCAGCGCGTGCGCTGGAGGACCTTGATCTAAATTCGGGCCGGGGTGGAGCGATTGGTCAGGATCGCTCGCGGGTATTTTTCACCGACACCGCACGTTTCGACGTCGCGAGTGCGTTGGCGCAGCCTTTGCCCACGGGTCCACGCCGCGTCAAAGAGTGCGCAACCTGCCGTTTCTGGAAGCTGTGCGAGCCTGAGCTGCGCGCCCGCGACGACATTTCACTGTTCCTGCCGGGCGATCGCGCCAAGCCCTATCGCGAAAAGGGCATTGAGACGGTGCAAGCGCTTATCGACGCCCAGTTGGGCGAGCCCTCCCAGCTCGCCAAGGCCTGGCGCGTGGGCGAGCCACTTTTGCGCCGCGATAAAGCTACACAGAGCGCTCAGCCCGGACTCACCGTGCCACGTGCCGACGTCGAAGTCGATGTAGACATGGAGGCCTACCTGGACCAGGGCGCTTATCTCTGGGGTGCTTGGTATGAGGGTGAGTACCACGCTTTCGTGACCTGGGAACCGCTCGGCGGGCGCGCTGAGGCTGCTAACTTCGCGGAGTTCTGGGAGTGGCTGATGGGCCTGCGCGCCCAGGCGCATGCCGCGGGCAAGACCTTCGCGGCCTATTGCTATTCCGCGCACGGTGAGAACCACTGGATGCGCATGTCCGCCAAGCGTTTTGGCGCCCCACAGCTTGAAGAGGTCGAAGAGTTCATCGCCTCGCCCGAGTGGGTCGACATGTTTGTCCAAGTCAAGCGCAACTTTGTGGGACCTTACGGGCTCGGCCTTAAGACCGTGGCGCCTGTTGCCGGTTTCCAATGGCCCGAGGATTTCGACGGCGAGGAATCCGTCAACGCCCGCCGCGAAGCTTTGGCAGGGGATATGGAAGTTCGCCAGCAAATCCTTGATTATAATTCTGGCGACGTGCAGGCCACCCGTGCCGTGCGCGACTTCATGAGTGCCGGCGCGCCGGGCGTGCCTGCGCTTATTTCTTTCTGA
- a CDS encoding copper oxidase, translating to MDKWSARTWHRRASRPVTIWMMVFIVVGAIHAFIPNARWVLIHIFTLGILSNSIVVWSQHLSEKFVQTRLPDSARPAQLTRIYVLNAGIVLVLIGQLLLHAWSQHWILTQVGATIVAAMIAWHGVSLSGQWRGSNGKRFRPVVAAYVASAFFLAVGAALGALLSVHPAHPQLLIAHVTANVAGFVGLAAAGSLTILFPSIWRTKGVNKRMRPSFLLLALGVVITLVGTIVNHPEFGLAVYCVGWVLSLEGWVTNVLNVAKDPRGRVNYPSISVLCSAFWLVGALTYYTVQHFFSPEPGIPTLGLVVGFAAQLLFGVMSYLLPITMGGGPAATRSGLQELNRLGLLRATFINGGVAIWMSSTTVWVTLCAALLCIGSLAVYPVLIVRAVKAQKAVLQKKTEGPAPETTIPWHQLGIGAAILAPLLLF from the coding sequence ATGGATAAATGGTCAGCGCGCACGTGGCATCGCCGGGCCTCGCGTCCCGTGACAATCTGGATGATGGTCTTTATCGTTGTGGGCGCCATCCATGCTTTTATCCCAAATGCCCGCTGGGTGCTCATTCACATTTTCACGCTGGGTATTCTGAGCAACTCCATCGTGGTGTGGTCCCAGCACCTTTCTGAGAAGTTTGTGCAAACCCGCCTGCCGGATTCCGCCCGGCCCGCCCAGCTCACCCGCATCTACGTGCTCAACGCGGGCATTGTGCTGGTGCTTATCGGTCAATTGCTTCTGCATGCGTGGTCACAGCACTGGATACTCACCCAGGTCGGCGCCACGATAGTTGCTGCGATGATTGCCTGGCATGGCGTTTCCTTGTCCGGCCAGTGGCGTGGAAGCAATGGCAAACGCTTCCGCCCCGTCGTTGCCGCCTACGTCGCCTCCGCCTTCTTCCTCGCGGTGGGCGCTGCTTTGGGCGCGCTGCTTTCGGTGCATCCTGCTCACCCACAACTGCTCATCGCCCACGTCACGGCCAACGTCGCTGGCTTCGTGGGCTTGGCCGCGGCCGGCTCGCTGACAATCTTGTTCCCGTCCATCTGGCGCACCAAGGGCGTCAACAAGCGTATGCGCCCGAGCTTCCTTTTGTTGGCGCTCGGCGTTGTCATCACCTTGGTCGGCACCATTGTTAACCACCCGGAGTTCGGGCTCGCGGTCTACTGCGTGGGTTGGGTCTTAAGCCTTGAGGGATGGGTCACCAACGTGCTCAATGTGGCTAAGGATCCGCGCGGGCGGGTGAACTACCCTTCGATCTCCGTTCTGTGCTCCGCTTTCTGGCTGGTAGGCGCGCTGACCTACTACACGGTGCAACACTTCTTTAGCCCTGAGCCCGGCATTCCCACGCTTGGACTGGTGGTGGGCTTTGCCGCACAGCTCCTCTTTGGCGTGATGAGCTACCTGCTTCCCATCACCATGGGCGGCGGCCCGGCAGCCACCCGTTCGGGCCTGCAGGAGCTCAACCGCTTAGGCCTGCTGCGCGCCACCTTCATCAACGGCGGCGTGGCGATCTGGATGTCCTCGACGACAGTCTGGGTCACCCTGTGCGCCGCCCTCTTGTGCATCGGCTCCCTCGCGGTTTACCCGGTGCTCATCGTACGCGCGGTGAAAGCCCAAAAGGCAGTGCTGCAGAAGAAGACCGAGGGTCCTGCCCCGGAAACCACCATTCCGTGGCACCAGCTGGGCATCGGCGCGGCCATCCTAGCGCCACTGCTGCTGTTCTAG
- a CDS encoding MFS transporter — MTRTRRAMLAMLFVGLAIFSCLYTTQALLPTLVEQMGLSSTQAALTVSAATGALALCVIPASILSERFGRGRLLIVSAVGATLLGLVVPLAPNAALLITLRGLQGAVIAGAPATAMAWLSEELSATDLARAMGLYIAGTSIGGLTGRLVPTGIVEFSSWRWALFGSACVSLFFALVCIVLLPAQRNFTPKALRFGNELRAIFGHLRNRKLVGLYLVAFLAMGTFVSMYNFLGFRLIQHFGLAPALAGSVFLFYLSGTWASARAGRLVQQIGHGKTLFASCLLFTLGIFACAGPLPLVLLGIVALTVGFFAAHSTASGWVGHLATHDRAEASSMYVFCYYFGSSVLGAVAGLLFDALPWAGFIACYGGAALVLTGLTLTLRKNE, encoded by the coding sequence ATGACTAGAACCCGGCGCGCCATGCTCGCAATGCTCTTCGTGGGGCTGGCGATCTTTTCCTGTCTCTACACCACCCAAGCCCTACTGCCCACGCTGGTGGAACAGATGGGGCTCAGCTCCACGCAGGCCGCTCTGACGGTGTCGGCGGCCACGGGCGCGCTGGCTCTATGCGTGATTCCCGCTTCCATCCTTTCGGAGCGATTCGGACGCGGCCGCCTGCTCATCGTCTCAGCGGTCGGTGCGACGCTGCTGGGCTTAGTCGTACCGCTGGCCCCAAACGCAGCATTGCTCATTACTTTGCGTGGCCTGCAGGGCGCGGTGATTGCCGGTGCCCCAGCCACGGCTATGGCCTGGTTATCTGAAGAGCTTTCTGCCACCGATCTCGCCCGCGCGATGGGCCTCTACATCGCCGGCACCTCCATCGGCGGGCTGACCGGCCGCCTCGTGCCCACCGGCATCGTGGAGTTCAGCTCTTGGCGCTGGGCGTTGTTCGGCTCAGCCTGCGTCTCGTTGTTTTTCGCCCTCGTTTGCATCGTGTTGCTGCCTGCACAGCGCAACTTCACCCCTAAGGCACTGCGCTTTGGCAACGAGCTACGCGCCATCTTTGGCCATCTGCGAAACCGCAAGCTGGTGGGGCTATACCTGGTGGCATTTCTGGCGATGGGCACCTTTGTCTCGATGTACAACTTCTTAGGATTCCGGCTCATCCAGCACTTTGGTCTGGCGCCAGCGCTGGCGGGTTCGGTGTTCCTTTTCTACTTGAGCGGCACGTGGGCCTCGGCTCGCGCAGGCCGGCTGGTACAGCAGATCGGCCATGGAAAGACGCTTTTTGCTTCCTGCCTTCTTTTCACGCTCGGCATCTTTGCCTGCGCTGGGCCCCTTCCGCTAGTTCTGCTGGGCATCGTGGCGCTGACGGTCGGTTTCTTTGCCGCGCACTCCACGGCTTCCGGCTGGGTGGGCCACCTGGCCACCCATGACCGTGCGGAGGCCTCCAGCATGTACGTCTTTTGTTATTACTTTGGTTCTTCCGTCCTGGGCGCGGTGGCAGGCCTGCTTTTCGACGCCCTGCCCTGGGCCGGCTTCATCGCCTGTTACGGCGGCGCGGCGCTGGTACTGACAGGCCTGACTTTGACCTTGAGAAAAAACGAATAA
- a CDS encoding LysR family transcriptional regulator → MNLDDVRGVVAVAELGQVGAAADELGISQSALTRRVQRMERALGASLFNRVGRRLVLNTRGEAFVVHARKMLAAERAGRDMVSRLMDPERGAVRLDFMHSLGTWMVPDLVKAYRAQHPNVDIRLHQGAAQELVGRVLAGESDLALVGPRPTLPEAAEPATSAQIGWHQIERQRLGLAVPEGHWAADRAEVGIAEFRDEPFIGMLPGYGTRMLLDALADSAGFSPRLVFESMELTTVAGLVAAGLGSALLPLDDPYLQVGNLVPLQPPAYRELGLVWTKGDEAPPVAQFRDFIVEGTWAKGGA, encoded by the coding sequence ATGAACCTGGATGACGTTCGTGGCGTCGTCGCCGTTGCGGAGCTCGGGCAGGTGGGCGCCGCGGCCGATGAGCTAGGCATTTCCCAGTCTGCGCTCACCCGCCGAGTGCAACGCATGGAGCGTGCGCTGGGGGCAAGTCTTTTCAACCGCGTGGGGCGCAGGCTGGTGCTCAATACCCGCGGTGAGGCATTCGTAGTGCACGCACGGAAGATGCTCGCCGCTGAGCGCGCCGGGCGGGATATGGTGTCCCGGCTCATGGACCCGGAACGCGGCGCAGTTCGCCTAGATTTCATGCATTCGCTGGGCACCTGGATGGTCCCTGACCTGGTCAAGGCTTATCGCGCACAGCATCCGAACGTGGATATTCGTCTGCATCAAGGCGCGGCGCAAGAGCTGGTTGGCCGCGTACTCGCGGGCGAGTCTGACCTAGCGCTGGTGGGCCCGCGGCCTACTTTGCCCGAAGCGGCGGAGCCGGCAACTAGTGCACAGATAGGTTGGCATCAGATCGAGAGACAGCGGCTGGGGCTCGCCGTGCCCGAGGGACACTGGGCCGCAGACCGCGCGGAGGTAGGAATCGCCGAGTTCCGCGACGAACCCTTCATCGGCATGCTTCCCGGGTATGGCACGCGCATGCTTCTCGACGCCCTAGCAGACAGTGCAGGTTTTAGCCCACGGTTGGTATTCGAGTCGATGGAGCTAACCACTGTGGCAGGACTCGTTGCCGCCGGCCTGGGTAGCGCGCTTTTGCCACTCGACGACCCGTATCTCCAGGTGGGCAACCTCGTGCCCTTGCAGCCGCCCGCCTACCGTGAGCTTGGCCTCGTCTGGACGAAAGGCGATGAGGCCCCGCCGGTCGCGCAGTTCCGCGACTTCATCGTGGAAGGCACCTGGGCAAAAGGCGGGGCCTAA
- a CDS encoding superoxide dismutase yields MAVYELPELDYAYDALEPHISAEIMELHHTKHHANYVAGANAALEAIDAEIKGEGNADRLRALYKNLAFNLGGHTNHSIFWKNLGPNGGGEPTGELAEAINRDFGSFEAFQKAFNAAALGLQGSGWAVLGYDHIAGRLLVQQLTDQQGNTSINFTPLLMLDMWEHAFYLQYKNVKADYVKAVWNVFNWDDVAERFAAASK; encoded by the coding sequence ATGGCTGTCTACGAACTCCCAGAACTCGACTACGCATACGACGCACTCGAGCCACACATCTCCGCAGAGATCATGGAGCTGCACCACACCAAGCACCACGCTAACTACGTTGCTGGCGCAAACGCTGCTCTCGAGGCTATCGACGCTGAGATTAAGGGCGAGGGCAACGCTGACCGCCTGCGCGCTCTGTACAAGAACCTGGCCTTCAACCTGGGTGGCCACACCAACCACTCCATCTTCTGGAAGAACCTTGGCCCTAACGGTGGCGGCGAGCCAACCGGCGAGCTGGCAGAGGCTATCAACCGTGACTTCGGTTCCTTCGAGGCTTTCCAGAAGGCCTTCAACGCTGCGGCTCTTGGCCTGCAGGGCTCCGGCTGGGCTGTCTTGGGCTACGACCACATCGCTGGCCGCCTCCTCGTTCAGCAGCTGACCGATCAGCAGGGCAACACCTCCATCAACTTCACCCCGCTGCTCATGCTGGATATGTGGGAGCACGCTTTCTACCTCCAGTACAAGAACGTGAAGGCTGACTACGTCAAGGCAGTCTGGAACGTATTCAACTGGGATGACGTTGCTGAGCGCTTCGCTGCAGCTTCCAAGTAA
- the msrA gene encoding peptide-methionine (S)-S-oxide reductase MsrA: MSWLFKPEPKIVSREDALPGRAEPILEPQPHAVLGTPITGPWKEGQKSLVIGIGCFWGAEKMFWETPGVESTSVGYAGGTTPNPTYYEVCRGLTNHAEVVQITYDPQQVTLKELVVKALEAHDPTQGFRQGNDVGTQYRSAFYPETEAERVEIQGIVDSYAGKLADASFGDTTTEVVVLSETDAGEYYLAEDEHQQYLHKNPHGYCPHHSTGVKCG; the protein is encoded by the coding sequence ATGTCGTGGTTGTTTAAACCAGAACCGAAAATCGTTAGCCGGGAAGATGCTCTGCCGGGGCGCGCGGAACCGATCTTGGAGCCGCAGCCGCACGCTGTGTTGGGCACGCCGATTACCGGCCCCTGGAAGGAGGGGCAGAAGTCTCTCGTGATCGGCATCGGCTGTTTCTGGGGTGCGGAGAAAATGTTCTGGGAAACCCCCGGTGTGGAGTCCACGTCCGTTGGCTATGCCGGCGGCACCACCCCAAACCCCACCTATTACGAGGTCTGCCGCGGGCTGACCAATCACGCGGAGGTCGTGCAGATTACCTATGACCCGCAGCAGGTAACCCTGAAAGAGCTCGTGGTCAAGGCCTTGGAAGCACACGATCCAACGCAGGGCTTCCGCCAGGGCAATGATGTGGGAACGCAGTACCGCTCGGCCTTTTATCCAGAGACCGAGGCCGAGCGCGTGGAAATTCAGGGCATCGTTGACTCTTACGCGGGCAAGCTTGCCGACGCCAGCTTTGGTGACACCACCACCGAAGTAGTCGTGCTATCTGAGACCGACGCAGGCGAGTATTACCTCGCCGAAGACGAGCACCAGCAGTACCTGCACAAGAACCCACACGGCTACTGTCCACATCACTCCACCGGCGTGAAGTGTGGCTAA
- a CDS encoding alpha/beta-hydrolase family protein, whose protein sequence is MVRMRDIARKFARTAAIHTLSAAVFGLEVLSDLTPGVRMTGRRRLPQNMAPGIFVAEIATWAAVSPSLLPRPWWVTAANVAIGQAAGHFTATTAAFITKRGLRYIGKRPQDRVGPTTRSRTHLALGVITLLMGARSLRNQSEQAKLVNKYNERGPQSAALGIAIGTLGYGSLLVIGEAAQLTVTQLSRQAQRWLPRWLAWPLAGSTVGYLMALFSDRMLWRRFIHDASMQALQLNKLVYPGSVMPWEPERSGSPWSLEPWTAVGSQGRAFLDRGPRAHDIKDVMLCSDAHEPIRIFIGLVQGRGPIAAAQQALAELERTGAFRRDTIVIELPAGSGWINNYSVSAYEFLTHGDCATVTLQFSYLPSVFCYVVDRKAPINAARELIAAVQSRINDMPEDNRPKLYFAGESLGCYGIVENYRDLEELLAACDGAVFTGPPRMTAFTRRLARARDRGSLERLPLIDAGQHVRFASTPEHMEHDAFGNEYQRWQRPRVVFAQHASDAIVWWDRRLIFIRPDWIQEPAPRTLYADTFRRLPWVPFITFWQVALDQLNSLNVPGGHGHNYFEETFWYWDSVLGSQARTQLTSELAERMRAFVERDQLNKPSDFRHQVKKRF, encoded by the coding sequence ATGGTTCGCATGCGTGATATCGCCCGCAAATTCGCCCGCACCGCAGCCATACATACCCTTTCAGCTGCGGTTTTCGGTCTGGAAGTGCTCAGCGATCTTACCCCTGGAGTACGCATGACGGGCAGGAGACGTTTGCCACAAAATATGGCGCCCGGCATCTTTGTGGCGGAAATTGCTACCTGGGCCGCAGTCTCCCCGTCGCTTTTGCCACGTCCTTGGTGGGTCACCGCAGCCAACGTCGCCATCGGTCAGGCAGCCGGACATTTCACGGCAACCACCGCTGCGTTTATCACTAAACGCGGCCTGCGCTACATCGGTAAGCGCCCACAAGACAGGGTTGGGCCCACCACCCGTAGCCGCACCCACCTCGCCCTGGGCGTAATCACGCTTTTGATGGGCGCGCGCTCGCTGCGCAATCAGAGCGAGCAGGCCAAGCTGGTCAACAAGTACAACGAGCGCGGCCCCCAGTCAGCGGCACTCGGCATCGCCATCGGAACCCTAGGTTATGGCAGCCTGCTCGTCATCGGCGAGGCCGCCCAGCTCACCGTCACCCAGCTCTCCCGCCAGGCCCAACGTTGGCTGCCACGCTGGCTGGCGTGGCCATTGGCCGGATCAACCGTGGGTTATCTCATGGCTTTATTTAGTGACCGCATGCTGTGGCGGCGCTTCATTCACGACGCCTCGATGCAGGCGCTGCAGCTTAATAAGCTGGTCTATCCCGGCTCTGTGATGCCGTGGGAGCCTGAGCGCTCCGGCAGCCCGTGGTCCCTGGAGCCATGGACTGCCGTGGGCTCACAAGGCCGCGCCTTTTTGGATCGCGGCCCCCGCGCGCACGACATCAAGGACGTCATGCTCTGCTCTGATGCGCACGAGCCGATCCGCATCTTCATTGGCTTGGTCCAAGGCCGCGGGCCCATCGCCGCCGCTCAACAGGCACTCGCCGAGCTGGAACGCACCGGTGCCTTCCGCCGCGACACCATCGTGATTGAGTTGCCAGCAGGTTCCGGGTGGATCAACAACTACTCGGTGTCCGCCTATGAGTTTTTAACCCATGGCGACTGCGCCACCGTGACGCTGCAGTTTTCCTATCTTCCTTCGGTCTTTTGCTACGTCGTGGACCGCAAAGCACCAATCAATGCTGCGCGCGAACTCATCGCCGCGGTGCAATCACGCATCAACGATATGCCGGAGGATAACCGGCCGAAGCTTTACTTCGCCGGGGAATCTTTGGGCTGCTACGGCATCGTTGAAAACTATCGGGACTTGGAGGAATTGCTGGCGGCTTGCGATGGCGCGGTCTTTACCGGCCCGCCGCGGATGACGGCTTTTACCCGCCGTTTGGCCCGCGCCCGCGACCGCGGTTCATTGGAGCGGCTACCGCTTATCGACGCCGGGCAACACGTCAGGTTCGCTTCCACCCCAGAACACATGGAGCACGACGCCTTTGGCAACGAATACCAGCGCTGGCAGCGTCCCCGCGTGGTCTTTGCCCAGCATGCATCCGACGCCATCGTCTGGTGGGATCGCCGCCTCATCTTTATACGTCCAGACTGGATCCAGGAACCCGCCCCAAGGACGCTGTACGCAGATACCTTCAGGCGCCTGCCATGGGTGCCTTTCATCACCTTCTGGCAAGTAGCTCTCGACCAACTCAATTCGCTCAACGTCCCTGGCGGACACGGGCATAACTATTTCGAGGAAACCTTCTGGTACTGGGATAGCGTGCTCGGCTCACAGGCGCGTACGCAGCTAACGTCAGAACTGGCAGAGCGCATGCGCGCCTTCGTCGAGCGCGACCAGCTCAACAAGCCTTCCGATTTCCGGCACCAGGTAAAAAAGCGTTTTTAG
- a CDS encoding L-lactate dehydrogenase produces the protein MGNHVGNKVVLIGAGDVGVAYAFALVNQGTVDHLAIIDIDEKKLAGNVMDLNHGVVWAPSRTRVTKGTYADCADAAMVVICAGAAQKPGETRLQLVDKNVNIMNSIVSDVMANGFDGIFLVASNPVDLLTYAVWKASGLPHERVIGSGTILDSARYRYMLSEMDDIAPTSVHAYIIGEHGDSELPVVSSANIGGVSLSHRSEEDPGYNERIEKIFEDTRDAAYTIIDAKGSTSYGIGMGLARITRAVIQNQAVVLPVSAYLQGQYGVEDAYIGTPAVIDRSGINKVVELALDEHEKERFRASFETLNKIKTEIFG, from the coding sequence ATGGGAAATCATGTAGGAAACAAAGTCGTGCTCATCGGCGCAGGTGATGTTGGAGTTGCCTACGCATTCGCACTCGTTAACCAAGGAACCGTCGACCACCTGGCCATCATCGACATCGACGAGAAGAAGCTCGCCGGCAACGTGATGGACTTGAACCACGGCGTGGTCTGGGCGCCTTCGCGCACCCGCGTCACCAAGGGCACCTACGCGGATTGCGCTGATGCCGCAATGGTGGTCATTTGCGCCGGCGCCGCGCAGAAGCCGGGTGAGACCCGCCTGCAGCTGGTGGATAAAAACGTCAACATCATGAACTCGATCGTTTCCGACGTCATGGCCAACGGCTTCGATGGCATCTTCCTGGTTGCTTCCAATCCAGTGGACCTTTTGACCTACGCAGTGTGGAAGGCTTCCGGCCTGCCGCATGAGCGCGTCATCGGCTCCGGCACCATCCTGGACTCCGCGCGTTATCGCTACATGCTCTCGGAGATGGATGACATCGCTCCGACCTCCGTCCACGCCTACATCATCGGCGAGCACGGCGACTCTGAGCTCCCGGTTGTCTCTTCGGCCAATATCGGCGGTGTGTCCTTGTCCCACCGCTCCGAGGAGGATCCAGGCTACAACGAGCGCATCGAGAAGATCTTCGAAGATACTCGCGACGCTGCCTACACCATCATCGACGCCAAGGGTTCCACCTCTTACGGCATCGGCATGGGCCTGGCACGCATCACTCGTGCAGTCATCCAGAACCAGGCAGTTGTGCTTCCGGTTTCTGCGTACCTGCAGGGCCAGTACGGCGTTGAGGATGCCTACATCGGCACCCCAGCGGTGATCGACCGTTCCGGTATCAACAAGGTTGTTGAGCTGGCGCTCGACGAGCACGAAAAGGAGCGCTTCCGCGCTTCCTTTGAAACGCTCAACAAGATCAAGACTGAGATCTTCGGATAG